The Chamaesiphon minutus PCC 6605 DNA window CGACCATAACGCCTATTCATTGAGAGGTTGACACCTGTTTCATCGATAAATACCAAGTTTCTGACATCAACTTTATCTAACCATTGTCGCCACTCATATCGTAAATTTTTAACTCTGTGCGTCTGGCGTTCGCTGTCGATTAGAGTTTTTTTTCTTCTTAACTTCCAGCGCTCTAAGGTGCGGCATAAACTAGAAGTGCTGACTTTTATCCCTAAATCTGATTCAATTACTACCTGCATTTCTCTCAAGTAGATGTCATTTTTTTTAGCTATTATTTGCTTCAAAAGTTCTCGATCGCTAGCTTTGAGCTTCGACCGACGATCTCCGCCTCGCGGTTTAGGGGCAATCTCTCCTGTTTTCCGGTACTGACATAATCAGTTCCTGATGAAAGATAAGCTTACTTTAAATCTTGCAGCTAAGACTCGCTGCGAACCTTCTTGATTTCGATCCGCTTCTAGTATTTTTGTTCGCAAATCTAACGAGTATGCTGCTGCCATATTTCATTTTTATCTACCTTCCTCTATCTTCCTCTACTTGTGGTTCATTCGATCTCAATTTGCTGTAATATTCAGTTTGAATCGGCCTTAATATAATCGTTAGACTCGATCGAGAGTAGCATTGAAGGTATCGATATCTGTCGTTAAACCCACAAACTGAAGGCTCGATCGCACTCGCGATCGATTTCGATCGGATGTTGTGGGTATCCGTGCGCCAACACTCTACGCGTTAGTTCCCGCCAATTCCATGCCAGGTAAGAAAGTGGCCATGTATTTCTCCACTCCCTTAGGATCGGCCAATAATTGTGCTGAAACCTGAGCAGCCTGTTCGCCGGGATAAACATCTTCCTGCTGCTCTACCACAGCTTGTAACGCGGCTCTAGCGACCTCTGCTGGAGCAACTTTCGGATCTGGCCATGCCTTAGCTAGATCGGTATCGACGGTTCCTGGCATTACGCCGACTACCAGCGTATTCTGTGCTGCCAGCTCCGCTCGGACGCTCTGCGTCATCGAAATGGCGGCAGCTTTAGAAGCACTATATGAGCCGCTAAATGGTAAATTTACTTTGCCCAAGAGCGATAAGATATTTACAATTGCGCCGCCGCCTTGGCGATTGAGGATCGGTGCAAAGGCTCGACACATAGATGCCATGCC harbors:
- a CDS encoding SDR family oxidoreductase translates to MELNNAVALVTGANGGIGGHFVDRLLQSGVAKIYVCARSINKLQNLVALDPQKIIPIELDVTNPQSVAAAAAKCTDVSLLINNAGTSLNHGIISAPDLDAAKAEMDVNYFGMASMCRAFAPILNRQGGGAIVNILSLLGKVNLPFSGSYSASKAAAISMTQSVRAELAAQNTLVVGVMPGTVDTDLAKAWPDPKVAPAEVARAALQAVVEQQEDVYPGEQAAQVSAQLLADPKGVEKYMATFLPGMELAGTNA